The Streptomyces cathayae DNA segment GCCGGGTGGTGGCCATGGCCGGCGACGGCGCCAACGACGCCGCGGCGATCCGCGCCGCCGACGTGGGCGTCGGCATCGAGGCGCGCGGCTCGGCCGCCGCCCGCAACGCCGCCGACCTCGTCCTGACCACCGGCGACCTGTCGGTCCTGGTCGACGCGGTCCACGAGGGCCGCGCGCTGTGGCGCAGCGTCGCCGACGCGGTGAGCATCCTCATCGGCGGCAACGCGGGCGAGGTCGGCTTCAGCGTGCTGGGCACCCTGCTCGCCGGCTCCTCACCGCTGTCGACCCGTCAGCTGCTGCTGGTCAACCTGCTCACGGACATGTTCCCGGCGATGGCGGTGGCGGTGACCCCGAGCGACGATCCGTCGACGGCGGCCCACGCCGAAACCGGCCCGATGGGCCTCGACGTCCTCGGCGCCCCCCTGCTGCGCGCCATCCGGCGCCGGGGCGTGACCACCTGCCTCGGCGCGGTCACCGCGTACCTGATCGGCCGCCTCACCCCCGGCAGCAACCGCCGCTCCACCACCATGGCCCTGTGCGGCGTGGTCGGCGCCCAACTCGTGCAGACCCTCTCCGGCCGCCGGCACAGCCCCCTGGTGTGGACGACGGCCCTGGGCTCCGCCGCGGTGCTCGCCGCCCTCGTCCAGACGCCCGGCGTCAGCCACTTCTTCGGCTGCACCCCGCTGGGCCCGGTGGCCCTGACGGGCGTGACGCTGGCCATCGCCCTCTCGGCGCTCGCACCGCGCCTGGAACGCCTGGAGGCGGTCCGGCGCCTGTACGAGCTGCTCTCCCGCCTCGCCCTGCGCCTGGGGGCCGACGCCCGGCAGGCCCGGCACCTGCTGCGCAGCGGCGTCGCGCGGCCGGTGGTGGCGTAGAGGCCCGGTCCAGCGGGAAGCGGGCCGCCGGCGGGACGGCGGCGGCCCGAGCGGAACTCTCCGGGTGCGCTCAGACTGGAAGGGCAGGGCGGCCCCGGGCTCCTTCGGGAGATCCGCCGACGCAGTCGGGCGCGGGCCGCGCCCGGGACGGTCCGGCGCATGGGCCGTTTTCGGGCCGGTCCGACCCCGGGGCGGGGCCGTTCGGCCCATGCGCCGGACCGCCCCGGTGACGGATCCTGGAGAGGAGGCGCCGCGGCCCCGACGGACCGGCCGGTCCGGCATACCGGCGCGGCACGTCGTGGCCTGCGGCACCCGCGCGAGGAGGTGACGTCCCATGGCGCGGACGCGTGGTGCGCGGCCACGCACAGTGTGGTGGTGGCGCTGGCGCAAGAACCCGCTGAGGCGTCGCAGCGATCTGATCGAGGCATGGCTGCTGCTCGCCACCCTCGTCCTCGCCCTCCTGGCCGGGACGTTCACCGGCCTGGCGGTGGCGGGGGCGGTGGACGGGTCCCTCGCGGAGCACCGCGCCCAGGCCCGTACCGCACCGGCCACCCTGGTCGGGGACGCGGCACGGGCGCTGCCCGCGCCGGTGGCCGGGGACGGTGGCGGCAGCGGTCGCGTGTGGGCCAAGGTCCGGTGGACCGCCCCCGACGGCACCGTCCGCACGGGCCGGGCGGAGGTCGACTCCGGGAGCAAGGCCGGCAGGGTGGTCACCGTGTGGACGGACGGGGAGGGGCGCCTGGTCTCCGAACCGCCCGGTGGAGTGGACGCCCGGTTCCAGATCGTCGTGGCGGGCCTCACGGTCGCGGCCGCGAGCGGGGGACTGGTCCTGCTCGGCGGACGGCTCGTCCAGGGGCAGCTCCAGCGGGGGCGCGCGGCGGCCTGGGAGGCCGAGTGGCGGCTGGTCGAGCCGACCTGGCGAAAGCGCATGACGGGCTGACGGAGGCACGGCCGGAGCGGGACCCGCAGGGATCGTATGCGGCATTCGCGACCTGCTGAATTGCAAAAATTAGCAATTGCCTACATCATTGAATGGTATGCCCGTCGTCGCGGCCCCCTGAGCGCGTCGTACGACGGAGCGCCGTAGAGCCCCGAACCCAAGGGGCGCCTGGTGCGTGCGACGCCTTGCGATCGCACGCTCCCCCAAGCTCTGGGCTTCGCTCGAGCAGGGGGGACCCCATGACGCCGCGAGCTGATCGGACGCCCGCGGTGTTCGGAGTTCTTGACCACCTGGAAGTCGAGGGGTTGTGTCGGTACCGTTGCTGCTCGCCGGGGTCTGGACCCGGATCACGTCGCTGCTGCCCACCCGCGGCGACCTCGACCAGATGCGGCGCGATCCGCGCCGTGACCTGCTCGCCGGACTGACCGTCGCGGTCGTCGCACTGCCCCTCGCCCTCGGATTCGGCGTCTCCTCCGGGCTCGGCGCGGAGGCGGGGCTGGCCACCGCCGTGATCGCCGGTGCGCTGGCCGCCGTGTTCGGCGGCTCCAACCTCCAGGTCTCGGGCCCGACCGGGGCGATGACCGTGGTGCTCGTCCCCATCGTCGCCGACCACGGCGCGTCGGGCGTGCTCACGGTCGGGCTGATGGCGGGCGTGATCCTGGTCGTGCTGGCGCTGCTGCGGGCCGGGGGCAGCATGCGGTACGTGCCCGCACCCGTGGTGGAGGGCTTCACACTCGGCATCGCGTGCGTGATCGCACTGCAGCAGATCCCCAACGCCCTCGGTGTCCCCGTGCCCGAGGGCGACCGGGTGCTGGTGGTGGCCTGGCGGGCGTTCGAGGAGTTCGCGCGCACACCCGACTGGATCGCCGTCGCCCTGGCGCTCTCGGTGGCCGCCGTGATGCTGATCGGGGCGCGCCTGCGGCCGACCGTCCCGTTCTCCATCCTGGCCGTGATCGCGGCCACGCTCGTGGTCCAGGTCGCAGGACTGGACGGGGTGCGCCCCATCGGCGACCTGCCCTCCGGCCTGCCCACCCCCTCGCTCGCCTTCCTCGACACCGGCGCACTGACCGAACTGATCGCACCCGCCGTGGCCGTGGCGGCGCTGGCCGCGCTGGAGTCGCTGCTGTCCGCCTCCGTGGCCGACGGCATGACCGTCAACCAACGGCATGACCCGGACCGCGAACTGTTCGGCCAGGGCCTGGCGAACATCGCCTCGCCGCTCTTCGGCGGCGTCCCCGCGACCGGCGCGATCGCCCGCACCGCGGTCAACGTCCGCACCGGAGCCACCTCGCGACTGGCCGCCCTCGCGCACGCGGCGGTCCTCGCCGTGATCGTCTTCGCGGCCGCCCCGCTGGTGTCGAAGATCCCGCTCGCCGCGCTGGCGGGCGTCCTCCTGGCCACCGCCGTCCGCATGGTCGAGGTCGGTTCGCTGCGCGCGATGGCCCGCGCCACCCGCTCCGACGGGCTGGTCCTGGTCCTCACGGCCGTCGCCACCCTCGCCCTCGACCTCGTCCTCGCCGTGATCATCGGGCTGGCCGTCGCGGGCCTCCTCGCACTGAGCGCCGTCGCCCGGCAGGCACGCCTCGCCCCGCTCCCGCTCGACCGGGGCGACCACACGGAGGCGGAACGCGAACTGCTGGCCGAGCACATCGTCGCCTACCGCGTCGACGGCCCGCTGTTCTTCGCCGCCGCCCACCGCTTCCTGCTGGAACTGACCGAACTCGCCGACGTGCGGGTGGTCATCCTGCGCCTCTCCCACGTGAGCGTCATCGACGCCACCGGCGCCCTGGTGCTCAAGGACGCGGTGGCGAAACTGCGGCGCCGCGGCATCGCCGTCATGATCTCGGGCGTCCGGCCCGAGCACCGCAAGGTCCTCGAATCCGTCGGCACACTGGAGTCGCTGCGGCGCGAGGGCCGGGAGTACGCCACGACGCCGGAGGCGATCCGTGCGGCCCGCGACCACCTGGAACTCACCGGTGTCCTGCCCGCGCCCAGGGCCCCGCAGTCGGCCGCCGCGCCCACCGGGCCGCCGAACAGGCCCTGACCGACCGGGAGATCGGCCGGTACAGCCCCCGGAACACAGGGATGTGCGAAGTTGCTAATGTCGGAAAGCTCAGAGAATGGCGAGGTCGGGTGCCGACGACGCACAGGTGGGGCGAGGGACCTCGGACCGGACGACGGGACCGGGGCGGCGCGCCGGAAACCGGGAACCGGAGAGGGGACGGCACGATGACCATGCCGCTGTACCAACTGAAGGCCGAGTTCTTCAAGACCCTGGGCCATCCCGCCCGCATCCGGGTCCTGGAACTCCTCAGTGAGCGCGAGCACGCCGTCGCGGAGATGCTGCCCCAGGTGGGCATCGAACCGGCTCACCTCTCCCAGCAACTGGCGGTGCTGCGCCGGGCGAACCTCGTGGTCAGCCGCAAGGAGGGCTCGACCGTGTACTACTCGCTGACCAGCCCGCACGTGGCGGAACTGCTCCGGGTGGCCCGCACCATCCTGTCCGGAGTGCTGGCCGGCCAGGCCGAACTGCTCGCCGACCTCAGGGGCGAGACGAAACCGCTTCCTTAGCCCCGGCTTCCCCGACCCCGGCCCGCGGGGCCGGGGTCAGCCCGCCGGGGCCGCCTCCCCGCCCTCGCGGCGGCCGTGCAGGAAGAGCTGGGGCTCCGGAGTGGCGTCGGGATGGGCCGGGGTGAACAGCACGCTCTCCTCCGACAGCACCGTCAGCCCCGCCTCGCGCACCAGCGCGGTCACGGCCTGGGCGGCGAAGCTGGTGACCCGCACGCCCTGCCCCATGAAGACACCGTCGAAGCCCTCGACGTCCAGGGGCACGGTGGCCAGCGCGAACAGGCCGCCGGGGCGCAGGACCAGGGCCAGCCGCCGCACCAGGTCCGCCTGCTCCGCACGGGACATCTGGAGCAGGGCGAAGTACACGCAGACGGCGTCGAGGGAACCGTCCTCGAGCGGCAGCCCGCGGATGTCACCGCAGCGGAACTCGGCCTCGGGCACCTGCCGGGACGCGATCTCCACCATCACCGGCGACACGTCGACCCCCAGCACCCGGTGACCGGCCGCGGTGAGCGTGGCGGCCGTGGGCCGTCCCGTCCCGCTGCCCACGTCCAGCACCCGGCTGCCGGGCGGGAGCCGTTCGAGCAGCCACGCCAGCGAGGCCCGGTGCGCCCCGGAGGCGGCGAACGCCTTCTCGTAGTCGCTGCCCAGCGCGTCGAACACCGCCGCTGCCGGTGACCTGCGATTCCCGTCGGCCAAGACGCACCCCGTCTCCGCGTGTCGATGCCGGGCATCGTGCCATCCCCGAGCCGCCCTCACAAGCGTTCCCCGCTGCTCCTTCCGGCGCCCCTCCCACACCCCGGACCGGCTTGCGAAGGCCCCGGCCGGCACGGCAGGGTCGGGGTGTGCCGACTCTGCTGATCATCCATCACACGCCCTCGCCCCACTGCCAGACGATGTTCGAAGCGGTCCTGTCCGGGGCCGGCGCCCCGGAGATCGAGGGCGTCCGGGTCGTCCGGCGGGCGGCGCTCTGTGCCACGGCCGGCGACGTCCTGGACGCCGACGGCTATCTGCTCGGCACCCCGGCGAACCTCGGCTACATGTCAGGGGCGCTCAAGCACTTCTTCGACCAGGTCTACTACCCGTGCCTCGACACCACCCGGGGCCGGCCGTTCGGCTACTACGTGCACGGCGGCAGCGACGTCACCGGGGCGGTGCGGGGCATCGAGTCCGTCACGAAGGGCCTCGGCTGGCGGCGCGCCGCGGACGCGGTGACCGTCACCGGCGAACCCGACAAGGCCGCCGTCGAGCGGTGCTGGGAACTGGGCGCCACGCTCGCCGCCGGACTGATGGACGACTGATCCGCCCGGACCTCGGTGGCGGGATCAGCCCCCTCCGTCCACCCGGCGCCGCTCCTGCTCGTCCCAGGCACGGGTGTCCCGGGGCCGGGTGTACGGCTCGGCCTCGGGCGGATGACCACCGGCGATGGCCCGCTGCCGGGCGATCTCCGCGTCGAACTCCAGACCCAGCAGAATGGCCAGATTGGTGATCCACAGCCAGACCAGGAAGACGATGACACCGGCCATCGTGCCGTACGTCTTGTTGTACGAGGCGAAATTGGCGACGTAGAACGCGAAGCCGCCGGAGGCGGCCAGCCAGATCAGCAGGGCCAGGAAGCTGCCGGGGGTGATCCACCTGAACCCCCTGACCTTGGCGTTCGGAGCGGCCCAGTACAGCAGCGCGATCATGATCGTCACCAGGACGACCAGCACCGGCCACTTGGCGATCGACCACACCGTCAGCGCGGCGTCCCCGATACCGAGGGTGCCGCCGACCTGACGGGCCAGACCACCGGTGAAGACGACGATGAGCGCACTGACCACGGCCAGCACCATCAGCACCACCGTCAAACCGAGCCGCACCGGCAGCACCTTCCACACCGGACGTCCCTCGGGTATGTCGTAGACCGCGTTGGCCGAGCGGATGAACGCCGCCACATAGCCCGACGCCGACCACAGGGCGAGCACGAGAC contains these protein-coding regions:
- a CDS encoding Rv1733c family protein, translated to MARTRGARPRTVWWWRWRKNPLRRRSDLIEAWLLLATLVLALLAGTFTGLAVAGAVDGSLAEHRAQARTAPATLVGDAARALPAPVAGDGGGSGRVWAKVRWTAPDGTVRTGRAEVDSGSKAGRVVTVWTDGEGRLVSEPPGGVDARFQIVVAGLTVAAASGGLVLLGGRLVQGQLQRGRAAAWEAEWRLVEPTWRKRMTG
- a CDS encoding SulP family inorganic anion transporter, with translation MSVPLLLAGVWTRITSLLPTRGDLDQMRRDPRRDLLAGLTVAVVALPLALGFGVSSGLGAEAGLATAVIAGALAAVFGGSNLQVSGPTGAMTVVLVPIVADHGASGVLTVGLMAGVILVVLALLRAGGSMRYVPAPVVEGFTLGIACVIALQQIPNALGVPVPEGDRVLVVAWRAFEEFARTPDWIAVALALSVAAVMLIGARLRPTVPFSILAVIAATLVVQVAGLDGVRPIGDLPSGLPTPSLAFLDTGALTELIAPAVAVAALAALESLLSASVADGMTVNQRHDPDRELFGQGLANIASPLFGGVPATGAIARTAVNVRTGATSRLAALAHAAVLAVIVFAAAPLVSKIPLAALAGVLLATAVRMVEVGSLRAMARATRSDGLVLVLTAVATLALDLVLAVIIGLAVAGLLALSAVARQARLAPLPLDRGDHTEAERELLAEHIVAYRVDGPLFFAAAHRFLLELTELADVRVVILRLSHVSVIDATGALVLKDAVAKLRRRGIAVMISGVRPEHRKVLESVGTLESLRREGREYATTPEAIRAARDHLELTGVLPAPRAPQSAAAPTGPPNRP
- a CDS encoding ArsR/SmtB family transcription factor; its protein translation is MTMPLYQLKAEFFKTLGHPARIRVLELLSEREHAVAEMLPQVGIEPAHLSQQLAVLRRANLVVSRKEGSTVYYSLTSPHVAELLRVARTILSGVLAGQAELLADLRGETKPLP
- a CDS encoding class I SAM-dependent methyltransferase, whose translation is MADGNRRSPAAAVFDALGSDYEKAFAASGAHRASLAWLLERLPPGSRVLDVGSGTGRPTAATLTAAGHRVLGVDVSPVMVEIASRQVPEAEFRCGDIRGLPLEDGSLDAVCVYFALLQMSRAEQADLVRRLALVLRPGGLFALATVPLDVEGFDGVFMGQGVRVTSFAAQAVTALVREAGLTVLSEESVLFTPAHPDATPEPQLFLHGRREGGEAAPAG
- a CDS encoding flavodoxin family protein gives rise to the protein MPTLLIIHHTPSPHCQTMFEAVLSGAGAPEIEGVRVVRRAALCATAGDVLDADGYLLGTPANLGYMSGALKHFFDQVYYPCLDTTRGRPFGYYVHGGSDVTGAVRGIESVTKGLGWRRAADAVTVTGEPDKAAVERCWELGATLAAGLMDD
- a CDS encoding YihY/virulence factor BrkB family protein, with protein sequence MKPNVPGRRRRSDGDAPDPERSGPDPGEQGPSDQVEQSAPDAPTELPKGAWGAALKGALREFKDDELTDRAAALTYYGVLALFPALLVLVSLLGITGRSTVDKVMENVRQLAPGAARDIITRAVDQLQGNAGTGSVVAIVGLVLALWSASGYVAAFIRSANAVYDIPEGRPVWKVLPVRLGLTVVLMVLAVVSALIVVFTGGLARQVGGTLGIGDAALTVWSIAKWPVLVVLVTIMIALLYWAAPNAKVRGFRWITPGSFLALLIWLAASGGFAFYVANFASYNKTYGTMAGVIVFLVWLWITNLAILLGLEFDAEIARQRAIAGGHPPEAEPYTRPRDTRAWDEQERRRVDGGG